DNA from Xanthomonas hyacinthi:
AGGCCGCAGTAATGCCCTTCGATGGCGAAGTCCTGCCCCGCCTGCACCACGATCGGCGCGTAGGCCGGATTGCGCGGCAGCAGCTGGATGCGTGCGCCGTCGTGCCGGTAGCGCTTGATGGTGATCTCGCCGTCCAGCCGCGCCACCACGATCTGCCCGTCGCGCGCATCGGCGGCGCGGCGTACCCCGACCAGATCGCCGTCGAGGATGCCGTCGTCGATCATCGAATCGCCCTGCACGCGCAGCAGGTAGTCCGGACGCAGCGCGAACAGCGCGCGGTCCAGCCGCAGTTGCTGGTCCAGGCCGATATCGGCGCCGATCGGCG
Protein-coding regions in this window:
- the lexA gene encoding transcriptional repressor LexA, translated to MESLSPQRAAILAYVHDCAEQAGRPPSLAEIAARFGFASRNAARKHVQALVEAGLLEHVPQQARSLRPVQAQRRSGLLRLPVLGRVAAGAPIGADIGLDQQLRLDRALFALRPDYLLRVQGDSMIDDGILDGDLVGVRRAADARDGQIVVARLDGEITIKRYRHDGARIQLLPRNPAYAPIVVQAGQDFAIEGHYCGLIRQG